GTTTAATTCCACCATTAATTCTTCTTTCGCAACTCAACCAATTTCTTCTGTTGCTACTACAAGAACATCTTATTCATCATGTCAAGAGCACAATAATCTAATTCTTCTTCCTCTATTACCTCAATTCCTCTTCATACTCTATCAAATATCATCCCTCTTAAACTTCAAGAAGACAACGGGTTCACATGGAAGACTCTTATCATTCCAGTTCTAAAGAAGTTTCATGTTCTAGGTTATGTTACTGGTGAAATTTCATGTCCTGATGAATTTGTGTCAATGGCTACCAAAACACCAAAACAGTAAATCCTCTTTACACCTCATGTCAAGATATTGATACAACCATTCTTTTACTAATCAATAATTAAATTTCTCCATCTATTATCTCTTATATTGATGGATCTACTACTTCTAAAGATCTTTGGGATAATCTGAAAGAAAGATTtggttcttcatcttctactcATGTTGTACAATTGAGTACCAAGCTTCAGAATCTCAAGCTAGGTATGTCATCTGTTACTGCTTATATCTCAGAAATTAGCAAGATTTGTGATTCTTTGGTAGCTTGTGGTTCTATGATCACTGATAGTGAATTACTAGTTTCAGTACTTCGAGGTTTACCCTATGAATATTCATCTTTTTGTACCTCAATTCGAATTAGAGATCCAcctgtttcttttcaaaatctacaCAATATTCTACTAAGTGAAGAAATCATCGTCTCTGATTCGAAACAATCTCTTATGTCTGAAGAAAATTCAAAGGAATTTCTTGGTAGTAGGTCTGCGTGTAATTCACATTACAACATTAATTTTTCTCGTGGTGATCGAAATAATAATTTTCGAGAAAGATGAAGAGGTTATAATCAATGCAGAGGAGGTGgtcattttcaatttttcaatggaAATTCTAAGTTTCCTATCTCTAGTGGAAATTCTAGTGGAAACCCAAATAATTCTGGATCAAATGCTTATTCAAGAATGGGAAATGATCGTCGAACATGTCAAATCTGTGGAAAATATGGTCATTCTGCTACTGAATGCCGTCATAGAGGTAACTTTGCTTATCAAGGATATTCTGCTCCTCAAAATTTATCTGCAATGATGGCTTCTGGTTCTCATGGTACTGGCATTCTTGGAGAAAATTCCTGGTATTTCGACACTAGTGCTACCAGTCACTTGATATCCAATATGAACAACATCAACAATTCCACACCTTATAATGGTTCTGAGAAAATCAACACGGCTTCGGGAGAAGGTATGTTCATATCTCATTATGGGAAGTCCAACATTAATGTTACAAATCataattttcaattaaacaatatACTTCATGTTCCTAAGTCATCAAACAACTTAACTTCTGTACACAAATTTGCTAGTGATAACATTTGTTGTCTAacatttgattcaaatggataCTCCATTAAGGATCTCAAATTGGGGAAGACTATATTTTAAGGTCCAACTGAAAATGGACTATATCCATCATACTGCAACAACTCTTCTCAAATTCAACAACCAGCTTCAGCACTTACTACTTCAACTTATTCATCAACTACTATTCAGCTCTCTCCACAATTAAAACTTCAactgaatgttggcatagaagacTGGCTCATCCTTCATTTCATTCTTTGTCCAAAGTTTGTAAATACTTAGGATTACATAATGTAGTTAAGAAGTCACTGTTCTGTACGTATTGAATGTCAATTGAATAGAAGTCATAAACACCCCTTTGCTATGTCTTTTTCTATTAGTAGTTATCCTTTACAACTTCTACATATGGATGTTTCGGGACCAGCTCCAGTCGGTTCTTTACTTGGATATAACTACTATGTAAACATAGTTGATGACTTCTCTAGATTCTATTGGGTTTATCTACTTAAATGCAAGAGTGATTTCAAGGTTATTTTCAAACATTTCAAGTATTATGCTGAGAATCTATTGTCCACTCATAATTCTGTTATAAGCGCAGATGGAGGTGGTCAGTTTGTCAACAATGAATTAGGTGGTTTTCTTCTTACTTCTGGGATTAGTCATGGACTCACTTTCCCTCACACTCCTGAAAAGAATGGAGTGGCTGAGTCTAAACACAAACATTTGTTGGATATTACTAGAGCTTTTTTAATTCAATCTGGTTTGTCAGATTACTACTGGGTGGATACTCTTCAAACTGCAAACTTCATTATCAACATATTACCTGCCAAGTTACTTAATTCCTCTTCTCCTTATGAGGTTTTTTTCCAGAAGTCTCATAACTATCATTTTTTATGAAGTTTTGGATGTTTATGCTTTCCTTCGTTGAAACCTTATACAACCAATAAATTGCAACCAAGAAGCATCTCTTGTGTTTTTCTGGGATACAACTCTAATCACAAGGGGTATAAATGCTTAGACTACAAAACAGGAAAAGTTTATATTTCAAGACATGTAGTATTCAATGAAGACTGTTATCCTCTGCTAGCTAATTCTCCTTATAAATATTGTTTACCAGCATTACCAGACACTATTGTTACTTCTTCGGTTTCTAGTGTTTATACTTCTACAAGTGGTAATACTACTTCCACTCATGACAATACTTCTACTTCATCTTCTATTTCAACTAATACAGAGTCTACACCAACTACTACACTATCTACTACTCTGCAACAACTTCAACTCATTCTATGACTACAATAGGTATGCATGGTATTTTTAAGCCTAAAACTTTCTTTGCTACTAAACATGTTCTTCCAACTACCTTATTAGCAAACATTACACCACCAGTTCCTACTtgtttcactcaagctaataagaATCCAAACTGGAAGCGGTCAATGGTAGTAGAACATCAAACTTTACAAGATGCAAATACTTGGACCAAGGTACTACCTCATCCATCTCAAAATGTTGTAGGATGTAAATGGGTTTTTAGATTAAAGTACAAACCTGATGGTTCAATTGATAAATACAAAGCCAGAATAGTGGCTAAGGGCTAtcatcaagaacaaggtgttgacTTTACTAAAACATTTAGTCCTGTTGTAAACACAACAACCATTAGAACTGTTATCTCTTTGGCTTTCAATTTTGATTGGAATATTAAGAAAATTGATGTCAGTAATGTATTTCTGCATGGAGATTTACAAGAAGAAGTTTACATGGTTCAACCACCTGGATTCATTGATAAAGATCATCCAGACTATGTGTGTAAACTAAATAAATCTTTGTATGGACTTAAACAAGCCCTTAGGGATTGTTATGAGAAATTGCATGAAGTTCTTACTCAGTTACACTTTCAACCTTCACTAGCTGACTCTCTTATCTATTTTTTCAAAAAGTTGGTTCAAGAATTACTATTGTCctagtttatgtggatgatattcttattACAAGGAACTCATCTTCTTATTGTGATGAAGTTATCTCTTTCTTCAACAACTATTTTCCTGTGAAAGATTTGGGTTCTCTCAATTACTTTTTAGGAATGGAGGTTAAAAGAAGTAAAGCTGGTCTGTTCTTACATCAAACTAAATATAGTTTGGACTTACTTCAAAAATGTAATATGGTTGGTTCCAAACCATGCAGTTCTCCATGTACTCCTGGTGCTAAACTCAGTATTACAGATGGTGAACCTGTTTCTAATCCAACTGAGTATAGGTCACTTGTTGGAGCTCTTCAATATCTCACATGGTCAAGACCTGAAATCGCTTATGCTGTAAATCGGGTTTGCCAATTCATGCACTCTCCAACAACAGTACACCTATCTTCAGCTAAGAGAATTTTAAGATACATAAAAGGTACTCTTGGACATGGTATTTTATTCACAAAGGGTCTCTCTGCTATATCTGGTTATTgtgatgctgattgggctggaGATCCAGACACCAGAAGATCAACAAGTGGTTTCTGTTTATTTTTTAGTAATAATCCAATTTCATGGTCTGCTAAAAAGCAGCCAACTGTGTCTAGAAGCTCCACTGAAGATGAATACAAATGCTTAGTCTCCACAGCTGTTGAAGTTCTTTGGGTATGTCAACTACTTAAAGATTTACACATTTTTCTTTCTACTTCTCCACATCTATTGTGTGAGAATAAAAGCTCAATTTCACTTGATTCTAATCCTGTGCTGCACAGTGGAATAAAACATCTTGACATTGATTACCATTTCATAAGAGAATTAGTTCAATCCAACACTCTGAAGATCTCCTACATTTCTACAGTTCAATAGCTAGCAGACATCTTTACTAAAGGACTTGCAGGGCCAAGGTTTGCTTTCTTGAAGGACAAAGTGGAAGTGTTTTCTCCATTTCAGTTTGAGGGAGGCTAGTAGAAAGTATTCCTTTCTTACGCCTGTGTTACACTGACATGTGATGTGGCATTACTTTACAGGCTGTCTTTACTTTGATGTATACTGATTCTAGTGGTCAACTGACTTGTGAGGTGTCATGTTTTGATTGGTTTTGTCTGCTAATACAGGCTGTCTTGTCTGTATCAGACACAGCCTTGCCTATGTGTTTTATAAGCTTTCTGTTTAATAAAGAATTTcacttcttgatttctagtaaatAGAACCCGACTTTTAGTATTCAAGAGAGAACCCATTTTATTTCtagtcattttattttgtttctacGCTAAGTCTCACTATTGCCGAAAGAATATGTCTAATCCATTCCCCATTCAAGACAGAACCCTACATTAAAATGTCTAATCTAATGAAAATTTCCTCAACAAACATTACTAAGAACCATTTGAAGAATTTAGGATAAGATCGTACCTCGTAAGTCCAAATTATGACATGATATCACACGGTAATCCATTGACACTTAAATCTAGGGTCCACATTGCCGTATTTGGATGCCACTTTTACTTGAATGAAGTTCTCCAACAAACTGGATCCACGTTGTAACAGTAAAATCGTGAAGTGCATCCAACTTTTGATTCTTGCTTTTGATTCCTTGTACTGATAATTTAATTAGATGAAATCTTTGGGGAATATTTTGTTA
This portion of the Papaver somniferum cultivar HN1 chromosome 11, ASM357369v1, whole genome shotgun sequence genome encodes:
- the LOC113324645 gene encoding uncharacterized protein LOC113324645 — protein: MEVKRSKAGLFLHQTKYSLDLLQKCNMVGSKPCSSPCTPGAKLSITDGEPVSNPTEYRSLVGALQYLTWSRPEIAYAVNRVCQFMHSPTTVHLSSAKRILRYIKGTLGHGILFTKGLSAISGYCDADWAGDPDTRRSTSGFCLFFSNNPISWSAKKQPTVSRSSTEDEYKCLVSTAVEVLWAVFTLMYTDSSGQLTCEVSCFDWFCLLIQAVLSVSDTALPMCFISFLFNKEFHFLISSK